A stretch of Solea senegalensis isolate Sse05_10M linkage group LG10, IFAPA_SoseM_1, whole genome shotgun sequence DNA encodes these proteins:
- the LOC122775768 gene encoding lysine-specific demethylase 5B-B-like produces the protein MGLEVYPELEECVQKPLQSVESKVRMESVDAMVPKLQAQTQRPPALTMDTYSNARRGKRMKCEAVCVKTEPGEPGDNRPNLRRRMGSFVAKPEPEKEIPIPVKQEPVEIKEPIIEADKFKSRYKKFIPPPVPPSPVDLVVCLVCGSGGDEERLLLCDGCDDSYHTFCLIPPLLDVPKGDWRCPKCLAQECSKPLEAFGFEQAFRDYSLRAFGQMADAFKSDYFNMPVHMVPTELVEKEFWRLVGAIDEDVTVEYGADIASKEFGSGFPIPNGKFKVSPADEKYLKCGWNLNNLAMMKPSVLTHVTADICGMTLPWLYVGMCFSSFCWHIEDHWSYSINYLHWGEPKTWYGAPGFAAEQLEAVMKKLAPELFDSQPDLLHQLVTIMNPNTLMAHGVPIYRTNQCAGEFVITFPRSYHSGFNQGFNFAEAVNFCTVDWMPLGRQCVDHYRQLHRYNVFSHDEMVCNMALKADTLDVVLASATHKDMVIMIRDERGVREKIAKMGVIHAKQAKYDNLQDDERQCAKCRTTCYLSAITCPCRSGVLVCPHHINDLCSCPVTSYTLNYRYTLEELFPMMNAVKRRAELYDEWAARVSETLEAKLEKKKGLPVFRTLLADSEVNMFPENDLLRRLRLVTQDAEKCSSVSQQLLNGKRQTRYRCGSVKSRSQLTVEELSSFVRQLYNLCCSLPQAPKLKELLNRIEDFQQHSEKVLAEEVPSVTEIQSLLDISFDFDVELPELPRLRVRLEQARWLEAVRHANAQPATLTLETMRRLIDQGVGLSPHPSVEKAMACLQELLTVSEHWEDKACSLLKASPPHSIETLNAAAEKASAIPAYLPNCVILKDTIRKAQEWLQESEELQARGCVLLVDRLSDMVLRGQAIQVHLEPLDRLESLMVEVREWKESTAAAFLHKDSASTVLEVLSPRCGNGNAHSPKRKAKKSKESPKSNKKKMPGLSTVSDVEKVLSECEDSTSAMATLEELCVREMEAFSNLRAANESKLLPTADCTDLKVCVCQKAPMGAMLQCELCRDAFHSVCVRDTSHSSQTQPWLCPQCRRSENPPLNKVLSLQSSLRGIGVRLLEGDALHHVAERTINWQHRAQQILKTCNLSELEERPGTPPTLTRWVSGNHDTHDNTQAPSLTPEWNRTGHAVFYTEQRCIPLQGLSHELEELMVEGLLLQVEVPEVQILYHTLLNRAVSQQRDRCMSPPQDESSDCDKQMQFNSQGNNLPVNQDDVDAMREIRPDSGKKMKRHLEREGSDAECRRKDKKHSHKRQRINKKNPQHRPTSTSSSPRSDFSQSEESDEEMAVCPAERCQLPEGDEVDWVQCDGSCNQWFHQVCVGVTAAMAQNEDYVCVKCTLSDGHM, from the exons ATGGGTTTGGAGGTTTATCCAGAACTTGAAGAG TGTGTTCAGAAGCCACTCCAGTCGGTGGAGAGTAAAGTAAGGATGGAGAGCGTGGACGCCATGGTGCCGAAGCTGCAGGCACAGACTCAAAGACCACCTGCCTTGACGATGGACACTTACTCCAATGCTCGCAGAGGCAAACGCATGAAGTGTGAG GCTGTCTGTGTGAAGACTGAACCAGGAGAACCAGGAGATAACCGGCCCAACCTGAGACGGAGGATGGGTTCCTTTGTTGCCAAACCAGAACCAG AAAAAGAGATTCCCATTCCAGTAAAACAGGAACCAGTTGAAATTAAAGAACCAATTATTGAAGCTGACAAATTCAAATCACGGTACAAGAAGTTCATCCCGCCCCCAGTTCCTCCAAGTCCA gTGGATCTTGTTGTGTGCCTGGTGTGTGGCAGTGGAGGCGATGAGGAGCGCCTGTTGTTGTGTGACGGCTGTGATGACAGCTATCATACTTTCTGCCTCATCCCTCCTCTTCTCGACGTTCCCAAAGGAGACTGGAGGTGCCCCAAGTGTCTAGCACAG GAATGCAGCAAACCTCTCGAGGCATTTGGCTTTGAACAAGCCTTCAGAGACTATTCCTTGCGTGCATTTGGGCAAATGGCAGATGCATTCAAATCTGACTACTTCAACATGCCAGTTCAT ATGGTGCCCACAGAGCTGGTGGAGAAAGAGTTCTGGCGTTTGGTCGGAGCCATTGACGAGGATGTTACCGTGGAATACGGAGCAGATATTGCCTCAAAAGAGTTTGGGAGCGGATTCCCAATTCCAAATGGGAAATTTAAGGTTTCCCCTGCTGACGAG AAATACCTCAAGTGTGGCTGGAACCTCAATAACCTGGCGATGATGAAACCATCTGTGCTGACTCATGTGACTGCTGACATCTGTGGGATGACACTGCCATGGCTCTATGTTGGCATGTgcttctcctccttctgctgGCACATCGAGGATCACTGGAGTTACTCCATCAACTACCTGCACTG gGGTGAACCCAAAACCTGGTACGGAGCTCCTGGCTTtgcagcagagcagctggaGGCAGTGATGAAGAAACTGGCTCCAGAGCTGTTTGACTCTCAGCCAGACCTGCTGCACCAGCTGGTCACCATCATGAACCCTAACACCCTGATGGCCCACGGAGTTCCA ATTTATAGAACAAACCAGTGTGCTGGTGAGTTTGTCATCACGTTTCCTAGATCTTACCACAGTGGCTTCAACCAGGGCTTCAACTTTGCTGAGGCTGTCAACTTCTGCACCGTAGACTGG ATGCCTCTTGGCAGACAGTGTGTTGACCACTACCGTCAGCTGCACCGGTACAACGTGTTCTCCCACGATGAGATGGTGTGCAACATGGCCTTAAAAGCAGACACACTTGATGTGGTGTTGGCCTCAGCCACCCACAAGGACATGGTCATCATGATCCGTGACGAGcggggagtgagagagaaaatagcGAAAATG GGGGTAATACATGCCAAGCAGGCAAAATATGATAACCTCCAGGACGACGAGCGGCAGTGTGCCAAGTGCAGGACCACCTGCTACCTGTCTGCCATCACATGTCCCTGTAGATCAGGGGTACTAGTCTGTCCACACCACATCAACGACCTCTGCTCCTGCCCAGTCACCAGCTACACGCTGAA TTACAGATACACACTGGAAGAGCTGTTTCCCATGATGAATGCAGTGAAGCGGCGGGCTGAGCTGTATGATGAATGGGCCGCCCGTGTCTCAGAGACTCTGGAGGCTAAACtagagaaaaagaaag GCCTGCCTGTCTTTCGCACACTTCTTGCAGATTCAGAGGTCAATATGTTCCCTGAAAACGACCTGCTGCGTCGGCTGCGTCTGGTCACACAAGATGCAGAGAAGTGCTCCTCGGTGTCACAGCAGCTATTGAATGGCAAGAGGCAGACCAG GTATCGGTGTGGAAGTGTGAAATCACGGAGCCAGTTGACTGTGGAGGAGCTGAGTTCATTTGTGAGGCAGTTGTATAACCTCTGCTGCAGTCTTCCTCAGGCTCCCAAATTAAAG GAACTCTTGAACCGCATTGAGGACTTTCAGCAGCACAGCGAGAAGGTCCTGGCAGAGGAAGTTCCCAGTGTCACCGAGATCCAGAGCCTGTTGGACATAAGCTTCGATTTCGACGTGGAGCTGCCCGAGCTTCCCCGCCTGAGAGTGCGGCTTGAGCAGGCGCGCTGGCTGGAGGCGGTGCGGCATGCCAACGCTCAGCCTGCCACCCTAACTCTGGAGACCATGAGGAGGCTCATCGATCAGGGAGTCGGCCTGTCGCCTCATCCGTCCGTAGAGAAAGCCATGGCGTGTCTACAAGAGCTGCTCACCGTGTCGGAACACTGGGAGGACAAGGCGTGCAGCCTCCTAAAAGCCAG TCCACCACACTCCATAGAGACtcttaatgctgctgctgagaaggCGTCTGCTATCCCTGCCTACCTCCCTAACTGTGTGATCCTAAAGGACACCATAAGAAAGGCCCAAGAGTGGCTTCAAGAATCAGAGGAGCTTCAG GCCCGTGGCTGCGTTCTGCTGGTGGACCGACTATCTGACATGGTGCTACGAGGACAAGCCATCCAAGTCCACCTGGAACCTTTAGACAGGCTGGAGTCTTTAATGGTCGAGGTGCGGGAATGGAAAGAATCTACAGCTGCGGCTTTCCTTCATAAAGACTCAGCTAGTACTGTGCTGGAG GTTCTGTCTCCAAGATGTGGAAATGGAAATGCACATTCTCCAAAGAGGAAGGCCAAGAAAAGCAAAGAATCGCCTAAAagtaacaaaaagaaaatgccagGACTCAGCACTGTCAGCGATGTGGAAAAGGTGCTTTCAGAGTGCGAGGATTCTACCTCTGCA ATGGCAACTCTGGAGGAGCTGTGTGTCAGGGAGATGGAGGCTTTCTCTAATCTCAGGGCAGCAAATGAGTCAAAGCTCCTTCCCACAGCAGACTGCACGGACCTcaaggtgtgtgtctgtcagaagGCTCCCATGGGGGCAATGCTGCAGTGTGAACTCTGCCGGGACGCCTTCCACAGCGTGTGTGTCAGGGACACGTCCCACTCCTCCCAAACACAGCCCTGGCTCTGTCCGCAGTGCCGGCGATCAGAAAACCCCCCGCTGAACAAAGTACTCTCCCTGCAATCGTCTTTACGGGGCATAGGCGTGCGCCTGCTGGAGGGCGACGCTCTGCACCATGTGGCTGAGAGGACAATTAACTGGCAGCACAGAGCTCAGCAGATTTTAAAGACGTGTAACCTTTCAGAGCTGGAAGAGAGACCAGGAACTCCTCCCACTCTAACCCGCTGGGTATCAGGCAACCATGATACTCACGACAACACTCAG GCGCCCTCCTTAACTCCAGAGTGGAATAGGACAGGCCACGCTGTCTTCTACACTGAGCAGAGATGCATACCGCTACAGG GCTTGAGCCATgagctggaggagctgatgGTGGAAGGGCTCctgctgcaggtggaggtgCCAGAGGTGCAGATTCTCTACCACACATTACTGAACCGGGCTGTCAGCCAACAAAGAGACAGGTGCATGTCCCCACCACAGGACGAGTCCTCAGACTGTGACAAACAAATGCAGTTCAACTCTCAGGGAAATAATCTGCCAGTCAACCAG gATGATGTCGACGCCATGAGGGAAATAAGGCCAGACTCAGGAAAGAAGATGAAGCGGCATCTGGAGAGGGAAGGTTCAGACGCAGAGTGCAGGAGGAAGgacaaaaaacactcacacaaaagaCAGAGGATAAATAAGAAGAACCCGCAACACAGACCGACCTCAACCTCGTCCTCCCCACGCTCTGACTTCTCCCAGTCCGAAGAGTCGGATGAGGAAATGGCCGTTTGTCCTGCAGAGAGGTGTCAACTGCCAGAGGGAGATGAG